The Muntiacus reevesi chromosome 7, mMunRee1.1, whole genome shotgun sequence genome includes a region encoding these proteins:
- the RMDN3 gene encoding regulator of microtubule dynamics protein 3 isoform X2, translating into MSSLGTLGGARAGLGLLLGTAAGLGFLCALYSQRWKRTQRRGQSQSRSNSLDYTQTSEPGRQVRPLRAVPGEAGDAAVLPSLSRGGQEEVLDRLEFVLTSLVALRREVEELRSSLQGLAGQIVGEVRSHMEENQKVARRRRFPFARERSDSTGSSSVYFTAASGATFTDAESEGGYTTANAESDYERDSERESDGDGEDEVSCETVKMGRKDSLDLEVEVEVVLGPEPEALEAGGSPGQEDVLPLLQQADELHQGSEQGKREGFQLLLNNKLAHGSRQDFLWRLARAYSDMCELAEEASEKRSYALSGKEAAEVALEKGNENAECHQWYAVLCGQLAEHEGIQRRIQSGFSFKEHVDKAIALKPENPMAHFLLGRWCYQVSHLSWLEKKTATALSESPLGATVQDALSSFLKAEELQPGFSKAGRIYICKCYKELGKNPEAKQWMKLALELPNVTKEDSAFQKDLEELEVILGE; encoded by the exons ATGTCTAGTCTGGGGACCTTGGGTGGCGCACGCGCCGGGCTCGGACTGTTGCTGGGCACCGCCGCGGGCCTTGGATTCCTGTGTGCCCTTTACAGCCAGCGGTGGAAACGGACCCAGCGCCGCGGCCAGAGCCAGAGTCGGTCCAACTCTCTGGATTACACGCAGACTTCAGAGCCTGGACGCCAAG TCAGGCCATTGCGGGCAGTCCCGGGTGAGGCTGGCGATGCTGCAGTGCTGCCAAGCCTTTCACGAGGAGGACAGGAGGAGGTCCTGGACCGCCTGGAGTTCGTGCTGACCAGCCTGGTGGCGCTGCGGCGGGAGGTAGAAGAGCTGAGGAGCAGCCTGCAGGGGCTTGCTGGGCAGATTGTGGGGGAGGTCCG ATCGCATATGGAAGAGAACCAGAAAGTGGCTCGGCGGCGAAGGTTCCCATTTGCCCGGGAGAGGAGTGACTCCACCGGCTCCAGCTCTGTCTACTTCACGGCTGCCTCCGGAGCCACCTTCACGGATGCCGAGAGTGAAGGCGG TTACACAACAGCCAATGCTGAGTCTGACTATGAGCGGGACTCTGAAAGGGAGAGTGACGGTGACGGGGAAGATGAAGTGAGCTGCGAGACCGTGAAGATGGGGAGAAAGGACTCCCTGGacctggaggtggaggtggaagTGGTTTTGGGTCCGGAGCCTGAAGCCCTGGAGGCTGGCGGTTCCCCTGGCCAGGAAGATGTGCTGCCCCTCCTGCAGCAGGCAGACGAGCTGCACCAGGGCAGTGAGCAGGGCAAGCGGGAGGGCTTCCAGCTGCTGCTCAACAACAAGCTGGCG CATGGAAGCCGGCAGGACTTTCTCTGGCGCCTGGCCCGGGCCTACAGTGACATGTGTGAGCTTGCTGAGGAGGCGAGTGAGAAGAGGTCCTATGCCCTAAGTG GAAAAGAAGCAGCTGAGGTCgctctggagaaggggaatgaGAACGCGGAGTGTCATCAGTG GTACGCAGTGCTTTGTGGTCAGCTGGCTGAGCATGAGGGCATCCAGAGGCGCATCCAGAGTGGCTTTAGCTTCAAG GAGCATGTGGACAAAGCTATTGCTCTCAAGCCAGAAAACCCCATGGCTCACTTTCTCCTTGGCAGGTGGTGCTACCAG GTCTCTCACCTGAGCTGGCTAGAAAAAAAAACCGCGACAGCCTTGAGTGAAAGCCCCCTTGGTGCTACTGTGCAGGATGCCCTCTCAAGCTTCCTAAAG gctgaAGAACTACAGCCAGGATTTTCCAAAGCAGgaagaatatatatttgtaaG TGCTACAAAGAACTAGGGAAAAACCCTGAAGCTAAACAGTGGATGAAGTTGGCCCTGGAGCTGCCAAATGTCACTAAAGAG gATTCAGCTTTCCAGAAGGACCTGGAAGAATTGGAAGTAATTTTAGGAGAATAA
- the RMDN3 gene encoding regulator of microtubule dynamics protein 3 isoform X1, whose product MSSLGTLGGARAGLGLLLGTAAGLGFLCALYSQRWKRTQRRGQSQSRSNSLDYTQTSEPGRQVRPLRAVPGEAGDAAVLPSLSRGGQEEVLDRLEFVLTSLVALRREVEELRSSLQGLAGQIVGEVRSHMEENQKVARRRRFPFARERSDSTGSSSVYFTAASGATFTDAESEGGYTTANAESDYERDSERESDGDGEDEVSCETVKMGRKDSLDLEVEVEVVLGPEPEALEAGGSPGQEDVLPLLQQADELHQGSEQGKREGFQLLLNNKLAQHGSRQDFLWRLARAYSDMCELAEEASEKRSYALSGKEAAEVALEKGNENAECHQWYAVLCGQLAEHEGIQRRIQSGFSFKEHVDKAIALKPENPMAHFLLGRWCYQVSHLSWLEKKTATALSESPLGATVQDALSSFLKAEELQPGFSKAGRIYICKCYKELGKNPEAKQWMKLALELPNVTKEDSAFQKDLEELEVILGE is encoded by the exons ATGTCTAGTCTGGGGACCTTGGGTGGCGCACGCGCCGGGCTCGGACTGTTGCTGGGCACCGCCGCGGGCCTTGGATTCCTGTGTGCCCTTTACAGCCAGCGGTGGAAACGGACCCAGCGCCGCGGCCAGAGCCAGAGTCGGTCCAACTCTCTGGATTACACGCAGACTTCAGAGCCTGGACGCCAAG TCAGGCCATTGCGGGCAGTCCCGGGTGAGGCTGGCGATGCTGCAGTGCTGCCAAGCCTTTCACGAGGAGGACAGGAGGAGGTCCTGGACCGCCTGGAGTTCGTGCTGACCAGCCTGGTGGCGCTGCGGCGGGAGGTAGAAGAGCTGAGGAGCAGCCTGCAGGGGCTTGCTGGGCAGATTGTGGGGGAGGTCCG ATCGCATATGGAAGAGAACCAGAAAGTGGCTCGGCGGCGAAGGTTCCCATTTGCCCGGGAGAGGAGTGACTCCACCGGCTCCAGCTCTGTCTACTTCACGGCTGCCTCCGGAGCCACCTTCACGGATGCCGAGAGTGAAGGCGG TTACACAACAGCCAATGCTGAGTCTGACTATGAGCGGGACTCTGAAAGGGAGAGTGACGGTGACGGGGAAGATGAAGTGAGCTGCGAGACCGTGAAGATGGGGAGAAAGGACTCCCTGGacctggaggtggaggtggaagTGGTTTTGGGTCCGGAGCCTGAAGCCCTGGAGGCTGGCGGTTCCCCTGGCCAGGAAGATGTGCTGCCCCTCCTGCAGCAGGCAGACGAGCTGCACCAGGGCAGTGAGCAGGGCAAGCGGGAGGGCTTCCAGCTGCTGCTCAACAACAAGCTGGCG CAGCATGGAAGCCGGCAGGACTTTCTCTGGCGCCTGGCCCGGGCCTACAGTGACATGTGTGAGCTTGCTGAGGAGGCGAGTGAGAAGAGGTCCTATGCCCTAAGTG GAAAAGAAGCAGCTGAGGTCgctctggagaaggggaatgaGAACGCGGAGTGTCATCAGTG GTACGCAGTGCTTTGTGGTCAGCTGGCTGAGCATGAGGGCATCCAGAGGCGCATCCAGAGTGGCTTTAGCTTCAAG GAGCATGTGGACAAAGCTATTGCTCTCAAGCCAGAAAACCCCATGGCTCACTTTCTCCTTGGCAGGTGGTGCTACCAG GTCTCTCACCTGAGCTGGCTAGAAAAAAAAACCGCGACAGCCTTGAGTGAAAGCCCCCTTGGTGCTACTGTGCAGGATGCCCTCTCAAGCTTCCTAAAG gctgaAGAACTACAGCCAGGATTTTCCAAAGCAGgaagaatatatatttgtaaG TGCTACAAAGAACTAGGGAAAAACCCTGAAGCTAAACAGTGGATGAAGTTGGCCCTGGAGCTGCCAAATGTCACTAAAGAG gATTCAGCTTTCCAGAAGGACCTGGAAGAATTGGAAGTAATTTTAGGAGAATAA